A window of the Vigna angularis cultivar LongXiaoDou No.4 chromosome 3, ASM1680809v1, whole genome shotgun sequence genome harbors these coding sequences:
- the LOC108325018 gene encoding protein AGENET DOMAIN (AGD)-CONTAINING P1 — MRASKEQLVFFKEQLRIHREWFDHKWVPPLQQKNDESNEAAKPDESNEAAKPDESNEAAKPDEFVQGAIVEVSSDEEGFSGAWFEATIVEAKGNDKFLVEYQTLLADDDSNLLREEIDVFHIRPPPPNTNVDGQFNLLDEVDALYNDGWWVGVISKVLADSKYVIYFRSSNEELEFHHSHLRLHQDWIHGKWVMPSKAMKL, encoded by the exons ATGAG GGCGTCCAAGGAGCAATTAGTGTTTTTCAAAGAACAACTCAGAATCCATCGAGAATGGTTCGATCACAAATGGGTCCCGCCACTCCAACAG AAAAACGATGAATCTAATGAAGCTGCAAAGCCAGATGAATCTAATGAAGCTGCAAAGCCAGATGAATCTAATGAAGCTGCAAAGCCAGATGAATTTGTCCAAGGGGCTATAGTCGAGGTTAGCAGTGATGAAGAGGGGTTCAGTGGAGCTTGGTTTGAAGCCACTATTGTTGAAGCAAAGGGAAATGACAAGTTCCTTGTTGAGTACCAGACTCTGTTAGCCGATGATGATTCTAATCTTTTGAGAGAGGAGATTGATGTCTTTCACATAAGGCCTCCTCCGCCCAATACTAATGTTGACGGTCAATTCAATCTTCTTGACGAAGTGGATGCCCTGTACAATGACGGTTGGTGGGTGGGTGTGATTTCAAAAGTTCTTGCCGACTCCAAGTATGTGATTTATTTCAGGTCTTCTAACGAGGAACTAGAGTTTCATCACTCCCATTTGAGGCTGCATCAGGACTGGATTCATGGAAAATGGGTTATGCCTTCTAAG